In the bacterium genome, one interval contains:
- a CDS encoding HAD family hydrolase, with protein MLRFVLFDIDQTLIDAKGAGARALACALQELFGERCNIQGLEMAGKTDLQIVKEALGKGGVDCDDELLLAVSRSYIRHLRREMASCRGHLMPGVKELLPRLREEKRVRLGLLTGNLEEGARLKLGPFGLNEFFPVGAFGGDSEDRNQLLPVAVKRLQALAGVLVPFQECIVIGDTPRDVACAKVHGSSCIGVATGRFSVQALRSAGADLALEDLSRTEEVLAWIMGQDMGAPGRITAQRNMPAQEEL; from the coding sequence ATGCTTAGATTCGTTTTATTTGATATTGACCAGACCCTCATAGATGCCAAGGGGGCCGGAGCCAGGGCTTTGGCATGCGCCCTGCAGGAGCTCTTCGGTGAAAGGTGCAACATCCAGGGTCTTGAAATGGCCGGTAAAACAGATCTCCAGATAGTCAAAGAGGCCTTGGGGAAGGGGGGAGTGGATTGCGATGATGAATTGCTCCTGGCCGTCTCCAGGAGCTACATTCGCCACCTAAGGAGGGAGATGGCTTCCTGCAGGGGTCATCTCATGCCTGGTGTCAAGGAGCTGCTGCCCAGATTGAGGGAGGAAAAAAGGGTGCGCTTGGGACTCCTGACCGGGAACCTGGAGGAAGGGGCACGTCTCAAGCTTGGCCCCTTCGGCCTGAATGAGTTTTTCCCTGTGGGAGCCTTCGGGGGAGACAGCGAGGACAGAAATCAGCTCTTGCCAGTGGCAGTAAAGAGGCTTCAGGCTCTGGCCGGAGTCCTGGTTCCATTTCAGGAATGTATTGTCATAGGAGATACACCCAGGGATGTGGCCTGTGCCAAGGTGCATGGAAGCTCCTGCATAGGGGTTGCAACAGGACGCTTTTCGGTGCAAGCCTTGAGAAGCGCCGGGGCTGATCTGGCCCTGGAGGATCTGTCCAGAACAGAGGAAGTGTTGGCCTGGATTATGGGTCAGGACATGGGGGCACCGGGCAGGATCACAGCACAAAGAAACATGCCTGCTCAAGAAGAGCTTTGA
- a CDS encoding MFS transporter — MAGEEASLKRALRYRWLIFWILAFGYILVYFHRLCPAVVAVDMMRDLQTSGELLGLLASAYFYPYAVMQMPAGLLSDSWGPRKTITVFFCVAFAGSIILGLSPSVGMAVVGRALVGLGVSMLFVPTLKILAEWFLVREFATMTGILMAMGGIGSLTAATPLALLSGWLGWRLSFGFVGGLTLLLAVLVWFLVRDRPSEFGWSSPTEAERIESGAPPIGLLEGVKKVLSHPPFWPVAAWFFFDCGVFFSFGGLWGGPYLAHVYGLSRDQAGHILSMMAIGMIIGSPLLSHVSDKLLRGRKPVLVLCSLALVGLTAALAFFTGTIPLWGLYGLCLGLGIFSSAIVVIAFTTAKELFPVQMAGTSTGLVNLFPFAGGAVFQPVLGHILEKHGRVSGAFQMAGYQEAFLVLFGCSLAALAASLLMKETLRRTSSGG; from the coding sequence ATGGCTGGCGAAGAAGCATCCCTAAAAAGAGCCCTGCGCTACCGTTGGTTGATCTTCTGGATACTGGCCTTTGGTTACATCCTTGTTTATTTCCACCGCCTTTGTCCGGCAGTAGTGGCGGTGGACATGATGAGGGACTTGCAGACCAGCGGGGAGCTCCTGGGGCTTCTGGCATCAGCTTACTTCTATCCGTACGCGGTCATGCAAATGCCTGCAGGGCTGCTTTCGGATTCCTGGGGCCCCAGGAAGACCATCACGGTTTTTTTCTGTGTGGCCTTTGCTGGATCCATCATCCTGGGGCTTTCTCCATCCGTGGGGATGGCCGTGGTGGGGAGGGCCCTGGTGGGCCTTGGGGTCTCCATGCTCTTTGTGCCCACCCTGAAGATACTGGCTGAGTGGTTCCTGGTAAGGGAGTTTGCCACCATGACAGGGATTCTCATGGCCATGGGCGGCATAGGATCTCTTACTGCTGCAACCCCTTTGGCGCTCTTGAGCGGATGGCTGGGCTGGAGGCTATCCTTTGGTTTCGTTGGGGGACTTACACTTCTTCTGGCGGTGCTGGTTTGGTTTCTGGTGCGAGACCGTCCGTCTGAGTTTGGATGGAGCTCTCCCACAGAGGCGGAGAGGATAGAGTCAGGGGCGCCGCCCATAGGCCTTCTGGAGGGGGTCAAAAAGGTGCTTTCCCATCCACCTTTTTGGCCAGTAGCAGCCTGGTTCTTTTTCGATTGCGGGGTCTTCTTCTCCTTTGGTGGACTTTGGGGCGGACCGTACCTGGCACACGTGTACGGGTTGAGCAGGGATCAGGCCGGGCACATATTGTCCATGATGGCCATCGGCATGATAATAGGAAGTCCCCTTCTGAGCCATGTCTCGGACAAGTTGTTACGCGGGCGCAAGCCTGTGTTGGTGCTGTGCAGCCTGGCTCTAGTTGGGCTCACTGCTGCTCTGGCATTCTTTACGGGCACCATCCCCCTTTGGGGGCTGTACGGGCTTTGCCTGGGATTGGGCATATTCTCCAGCGCCATAGTGGTCATTGCCTTCACCACAGCCAAGGAGCTCTTTCCTGTTCAGATGGCCGGCACCTCCACGGGCCTCGTGAACCTGTTTCCCTTTGCCGGGGGAGCGGTCTTTCAGCCTGTGCTGGGCCATATCCTGGAAAAACATGGGAGAGTCTCAGGGGCTTTTCAGATGGCTGGGTACCAGGAGGCGTTTCTGGTGCTGTTCGGTTGCAGCCTGGCGGCCTTGGCCGCCAGCCTCTTGATGAAAGAGACTCTGCGCAGGACTTCTTCTGGCGGCTAG
- a CDS encoding GNAT family N-acetyltransferase produces MKGAEAHFTGYFPGLIGRVVELHARYYHEVWGLDLSFEIQVARELSEFMGAFVPGRDGFWAARCQGEFAGFMAIDGSLSGKEGARLRWFIVEPAFQGRGVGGALLREGMRFCQKAGHRRVFLWTFEGLDTARRLYEREGFRLVFQHEVVQWGRVIKEQRFQWEAQS; encoded by the coding sequence ATGAAAGGTGCTGAGGCGCACTTTACGGGTTATTTCCCAGGTCTTATAGGAAGGGTCGTGGAGTTGCACGCCAGGTACTATCATGAGGTGTGGGGGCTTGATCTGTCCTTCGAGATCCAGGTGGCCAGAGAGCTCTCGGAGTTCATGGGGGCCTTTGTGCCTGGCAGAGATGGATTTTGGGCAGCCAGATGCCAGGGAGAGTTTGCAGGCTTCATGGCCATAGATGGAAGCCTGAGCGGGAAAGAAGGGGCCAGGCTGCGATGGTTCATAGTAGAGCCTGCCTTCCAGGGACGGGGAGTGGGCGGTGCATTGCTGAGGGAGGGCATGAGATTCTGCCAGAAGGCCGGCCACAGAAGGGTCTTTCTCTGGACCTTTGAGGGCTTAGACACGGCAAGGAGGCTCTATGAGAGAGAAGGCTTCCGACTGGTTTTCCAGCATGAGGTAGTACAATGGGGTCGTGTGATAAAAGAGCAGAGGTTTCAGTGGGAGGCTCAATCCTAG
- a CDS encoding ABC transporter permease subunit produces MRKEVKLFQIGQPTERSFGWGDVVVMLAVVLAAYVGIRLALGSPKAVEGPEISLSPWALPWYASLSIGRMAAAYALSMIFSLFYGYLAARRRGAERVMIPLLDILQSIPLLSFLPVVLLSFRAVFPAGVAAELASIVLIFTSQAWNLTFAWYQSLLTIPRELREASRVLRISPWMRFRKLELPFAAISLIWNSVMSWSGGWFFLMAAEIFSLGEMDFRLPGLGAYLQEAAQRGDVEAIFWGMGTLILVIVALDQVVWRPLLAWADKFKLEMVEAESPPGSWCYDALRNSALARWLVERIWQPWLVKTDEFLNGLFPFRDEQREDRHGAGRLRLLLWSLATGLMLLGVFKAGHMMAGLSIAQWTQIGISLAATLVRVMAALAIALSWTLPVGVAIGTNPRLAAFLQPLVQIAASVPATALFPIVVLILYRLPGGMDMAAVLLMLMGTQWYLLFNVIAGAMAIPQDLKYTATLLHLGVLARWRRLILPTLFPYIITGAMVASGGAWNASIVAEYAHFGGETRHTLGIGSLIAQATAEADYPLLLAGTLSMVCLVVLINRLVWRRLYQRAEELYRLE; encoded by the coding sequence GTGAGAAAGGAAGTAAAGCTCTTTCAGATAGGCCAGCCCACGGAGCGCTCATTTGGTTGGGGAGACGTTGTGGTCATGCTGGCGGTGGTGCTTGCGGCCTATGTGGGCATCAGGCTGGCCTTGGGAAGCCCCAAGGCAGTGGAAGGGCCAGAGATATCTCTTTCTCCCTGGGCGCTGCCGTGGTATGCCAGCCTTTCCATAGGACGCATGGCCGCGGCATACGCTCTTTCCATGATTTTTTCGCTCTTTTATGGATACCTGGCTGCCAGGAGAAGGGGAGCCGAGAGAGTAATGATCCCCCTTCTGGACATACTCCAGAGCATTCCACTGCTGTCATTCCTGCCGGTTGTGCTCTTGAGTTTCAGGGCGGTCTTTCCGGCTGGTGTGGCGGCGGAGCTGGCCTCCATAGTGCTCATTTTTACCAGCCAGGCCTGGAACCTTACCTTTGCCTGGTATCAGTCGCTTCTGACCATCCCCAGAGAGCTCAGGGAGGCCAGCAGGGTGCTGCGTATTTCACCTTGGATGAGGTTCAGGAAGCTGGAGCTGCCCTTTGCGGCCATAAGCCTCATCTGGAACAGCGTCATGAGCTGGTCTGGGGGCTGGTTTTTCCTCATGGCTGCAGAGATCTTCTCCCTGGGAGAAATGGATTTCAGGCTCCCCGGACTGGGGGCATATCTCCAGGAGGCTGCCCAGAGAGGAGACGTGGAGGCCATTTTCTGGGGCATGGGAACATTGATCCTGGTCATAGTGGCTCTGGATCAGGTGGTCTGGAGGCCCCTTCTGGCCTGGGCTGACAAGTTCAAGCTGGAGATGGTGGAGGCGGAGTCCCCTCCTGGCTCATGGTGTTATGATGCCCTTAGGAATTCGGCTCTGGCCAGATGGCTGGTAGAGAGGATCTGGCAGCCCTGGTTGGTCAAAACAGACGAATTCCTAAATGGCCTTTTCCCCTTCAGGGATGAACAAAGAGAAGACAGGCACGGAGCCGGAAGGCTACGCTTGTTGCTCTGGAGCCTGGCCACAGGCTTGATGCTGCTTGGGGTCTTCAAGGCCGGCCACATGATGGCGGGTCTGAGCATTGCCCAGTGGACCCAGATAGGAATCAGTCTGGCCGCCACCCTTGTTAGGGTCATGGCAGCCCTGGCCATTGCCCTGTCCTGGACTCTTCCTGTGGGGGTGGCCATTGGGACCAATCCCAGACTGGCCGCTTTCCTGCAGCCATTGGTGCAGATAGCCGCATCGGTGCCGGCCACTGCTCTTTTCCCCATAGTTGTGCTGATTCTTTACAGGCTCCCAGGGGGTATGGACATGGCTGCAGTACTGCTGATGCTCATGGGCACCCAGTGGTATTTGCTTTTCAACGTGATTGCAGGAGCCATGGCCATCCCGCAGGATCTTAAATACACAGCCACTTTGCTGCACCTGGGTGTCTTGGCAAGATGGCGAAGGCTCATACTTCCCACTCTTTTCCCGTACATCATAACAGGGGCCATGGTGGCCAGCGGAGGGGCCTGGAACGCCAGCATAGTGGCCGAGTATGCTCATTTTGGAGGGGAGACCAGACATACCCTGGGAATCGGCTCCCTCATAGCCCAAGCCACTGCCGAGGCCGACTATCCCCTTCTACTGGCAGGGACCCTTTCCATGGTATGCCTTGTGGTGCTGATCAACAGGCTCGTTTGGAGGCGGCTTTACCAGCGAGCAGAGGAACTTTACAGATTGGAGTGA
- a CDS encoding nitrate/sulfonate/bicarbonate ABC transporter ATP-binding protein → MAGSNALLELQNIRQVYGTGPRAFTAVEDVSFAVQEGEFVALLGPSGCGKSTLLRIIAGLQKPTSGKVLYCGKPLQGVNPYASIVFQTFALFPWLTVQENVEVALQARGVPAKLRAARALDLLDRVGLDGFETAYPRELSAGMRQKVGFARAMAVEPELLCLDEPFSNLDVLSADALRGELLELWLSGHIPTKAMLMVTHDIEEAVFMAGRVILMEKSPGRVITDIPISLVHPRAKKEPKFLEIVDRIYAILAGQTQPEHVELGTAPGEPGRTRALPHITINDLTGLLEYLSDLPGNRADLYQLAQDLKVNSDQLLSLTEASELLGFATVAQGDIMLTALGETFAEASILARKEIFATRIRRLPIFRWLITMLKKADKQQLKWEVVQTALELEFPEEEAYRQLDTAVDWGRYAEILSYEDASEVIYLEPGVAVSSKIA, encoded by the coding sequence ATGGCAGGCAGCAACGCTCTGTTGGAGCTTCAGAACATTCGACAGGTCTATGGAACCGGCCCCCGGGCTTTCACAGCAGTGGAGGACGTGAGCTTTGCAGTGCAAGAGGGGGAATTCGTGGCCTTGTTGGGACCTTCCGGGTGCGGCAAGAGCACATTGCTGAGGATCATAGCCGGGCTTCAGAAGCCCACATCAGGCAAGGTCCTTTACTGCGGAAAGCCTCTTCAAGGAGTCAATCCCTATGCCTCCATAGTCTTCCAGACATTCGCCCTGTTTCCCTGGCTCACGGTTCAGGAAAACGTGGAGGTGGCTCTTCAGGCCAGAGGAGTGCCGGCCAAGCTCAGGGCAGCCAGAGCCCTGGATCTTCTGGACCGAGTGGGTCTGGATGGTTTCGAGACCGCCTATCCCAGGGAGCTTTCGGCAGGAATGCGTCAAAAAGTTGGTTTTGCCAGGGCCATGGCCGTGGAACCAGAACTGTTGTGCCTGGATGAACCATTTTCCAATTTAGACGTGCTCTCGGCCGATGCACTGCGGGGTGAGCTCCTGGAACTGTGGCTGAGTGGACACATTCCCACAAAGGCAATGCTCATGGTCACCCACGACATAGAGGAAGCTGTCTTCATGGCAGGCCGTGTGATTCTCATGGAGAAGAGCCCGGGCAGGGTCATAACCGATATTCCCATCTCTCTGGTGCACCCCAGGGCCAAAAAGGAGCCTAAGTTCCTGGAAATAGTGGACAGAATCTATGCCATACTGGCTGGCCAAACACAGCCAGAGCACGTGGAGCTGGGAACTGCTCCGGGTGAACCAGGCCGCACAAGGGCTCTGCCTCACATCACCATAAATGACTTGACAGGCCTTCTGGAGTACCTGAGTGACTTGCCAGGCAACCGGGCTGATCTTTACCAGTTGGCCCAGGATCTGAAGGTCAATTCGGATCAGCTTCTTAGTCTTACAGAGGCATCGGAGCTCCTGGGCTTTGCCACCGTGGCTCAAGGGGACATCATGCTCACGGCCCTGGGGGAGACCTTTGCAGAGGCCAGCATCCTGGCCCGCAAGGAGATCTTTGCCACCCGCATCCGAAGGTTGCCCATTTTCAGGTGGCTCATAACCATGCTCAAGAAGGCAGACAAACAACAACTCAAGTGGGAGGTGGTCCAAACAGCCCTGGAATTGGAATTCCCGGAGGAAGAGGCTTACCGCCAGCTAGATACGGCAGTGGACTGGGGTCGGTATGCTGAGATCCTTTCTTACGAAGATGCAAGTGAGGTCATTTACCTGGAGCCTGGGGTAGCTGTCTCCTCCAAGATCGCCTGA
- a CDS encoding amidase has translation MKNVIPKTPMEGLAELAAAMARGDLHPLHYLELLQRRFQSLEPLVQAFVPQEEEILGRLARDMVKLQESFPESKGRPALYAVPVGVKDIIHVRGFPTRAGSLIPQEVLGGDEGPLLGRLRELGAIPMGKTHTAEFAYLAPAPTRNPHDLDRTPGGSSSGSAAAVACGLCPLALGTQTVGSTLRPAAYCGIVGFKPSFGRLSTQGTIPLSPSLDHMGLFTRDLEGMLLVCSLLLPQWREPRTVELQALGVPEGPYLQRAGQESLSHFKGALKKLQAAGFQVTWIRVMENFEELALRHNRLMAAEAAMVHSQWFGRFRDLYRPETRALIERGMTVSQREMDVYRESRLRLRDALDQIMEEKGISLWISPATVGPPPLGIHSTGESIMNLPWTHAGLPALALPAGTNPQGLPMALQLVAGWMKDEELLHGAGLVAQALAGILD, from the coding sequence ATGAAGAACGTGATTCCCAAGACACCCATGGAAGGACTGGCTGAGCTGGCAGCAGCCATGGCCAGGGGAGACCTCCACCCATTGCACTACCTGGAGCTTCTCCAAAGGAGATTCCAATCCCTTGAGCCTCTGGTCCAGGCTTTCGTGCCCCAAGAAGAAGAAATCTTGGGAAGGCTGGCAAGGGATATGGTGAAGCTCCAAGAGAGCTTTCCCGAATCCAAAGGCAGGCCTGCCTTGTATGCTGTGCCCGTGGGAGTAAAGGACATTATCCATGTGAGGGGGTTTCCCACCAGGGCAGGCAGTCTCATCCCCCAGGAGGTCCTGGGGGGAGATGAGGGCCCCCTATTGGGCAGGCTGAGGGAGCTGGGAGCCATCCCCATGGGCAAGACCCACACAGCAGAATTTGCATACCTGGCTCCTGCTCCCACTCGCAACCCCCACGACCTGGACAGGACCCCCGGAGGCTCCAGCAGTGGTTCGGCTGCTGCGGTGGCATGCGGTCTTTGTCCCCTTGCCTTGGGAACCCAGACGGTGGGTTCCACGCTGCGCCCGGCAGCATATTGTGGAATAGTGGGTTTCAAGCCCAGTTTCGGAAGACTTTCCACACAGGGTACCATCCCCCTGTCTCCCTCCCTGGATCACATGGGACTTTTCACCCGCGACCTGGAAGGCATGCTTCTGGTGTGCTCCCTCTTGTTGCCCCAGTGGCGAGAACCACGCACGGTGGAGCTCCAGGCTCTGGGAGTCCCGGAGGGACCCTACCTTCAGAGAGCCGGCCAGGAATCCCTCTCCCATTTCAAGGGGGCCTTGAAGAAACTGCAGGCAGCAGGTTTCCAGGTCACTTGGATCAGGGTCATGGAGAACTTCGAGGAGCTGGCCCTTCGGCACAACCGCCTCATGGCAGCTGAGGCAGCCATGGTGCATTCCCAATGGTTTGGCAGGTTCAGAGACCTTTATCGCCCAGAGACCAGGGCCCTCATCGAAAGGGGAATGACGGTAAGCCAGAGGGAAATGGACGTCTACAGGGAAAGCCGTCTGAGGCTGAGAGATGCCCTGGACCAGATAATGGAGGAGAAGGGCATAAGCCTCTGGATAAGCCCTGCCACAGTAGGACCGCCACCCTTGGGCATCCACAGCACTGGGGAATCCATCATGAATCTGCCTTGGACTCACGCCGGGCTTCCGGCCTTGGCCCTTCCGGCAGGCACCAATCCACAGGGCCTTCCCATGGCCTTACAACTGGTGGCGGGGTGGATGAAAGACGAGGAATTGCTCCATGGGGCGGGCCTTGTGGCCCAGGCCCTAGCCGGTATTCTTGACTGA
- a CDS encoding nucleoside hydrolase, with protein sequence MCQRIIIDTDPGVDDALALILALRSAEVRLEAITTVGGNVGLEQTTRNALRVLKILEPNPRPVVAMGGSPPNPRGTPRAVSVHGKDGLGELDSFLNPDGSAVYPEVVIPGDLPCAEDVVVDLLERYPGEILMITLGPLTNLARLLEIAPEKARRLQGIIVMGGSVASPGNVTPVAEFNIYSDPEAAQKVFSCGLPVSLVGLDVTRRVRLSREDLARLPGQDKDPVARFLRDSTKKAIDFMEQREGSASMALHDPLAVAAAIRPEILEMVGLHVEVETRGNITYGMTVADRRPIKDRFKRAPNVQVALDVDANKFMALFKERLCPGW encoded by the coding sequence ATGTGCCAGCGCATCATCATAGACACCGACCCAGGGGTTGATGACGCTTTGGCCCTGATCCTGGCCTTAAGATCTGCCGAGGTGAGGCTCGAGGCCATCACCACCGTGGGTGGCAACGTGGGCCTGGAACAGACCACTAGGAACGCCCTGAGGGTGTTGAAAATCCTGGAGCCGAACCCAAGGCCCGTGGTGGCAATGGGTGGTTCTCCCCCTAACCCAAGAGGAACTCCCAGGGCAGTTTCCGTGCATGGAAAAGACGGGTTGGGGGAGTTGGACAGTTTCCTGAACCCGGATGGATCTGCTGTGTATCCAGAGGTAGTGATCCCAGGGGACTTGCCTTGTGCAGAAGATGTGGTCGTGGATCTCCTAGAGAGGTACCCAGGGGAAATCCTCATGATCACATTGGGGCCCCTGACAAATCTCGCACGGCTTCTTGAGATAGCCCCTGAAAAAGCCAGGAGACTCCAAGGGATCATAGTCATGGGGGGATCTGTGGCCAGTCCCGGAAACGTGACTCCTGTTGCGGAGTTCAACATTTACTCTGATCCCGAAGCGGCCCAAAAGGTCTTCTCATGTGGGCTTCCTGTGAGCCTTGTTGGCCTTGATGTGACCAGGCGGGTGAGGCTCAGCAGAGAAGACCTGGCCAGACTTCCCGGGCAGGACAAGGACCCTGTGGCAAGGTTTCTGCGGGATTCAACCAAGAAGGCCATTGATTTCATGGAGCAAAGAGAGGGGAGCGCATCCATGGCCCTTCACGATCCCCTGGCCGTGGCAGCGGCCATTCGACCGGAGATCCTGGAGATGGTCGGGCTCCATGTGGAGGTGGAAACCCGCGGAAACATAACTTATGGAATGACCGTGGCAGACAGAAGGCCCATCAAGGACAGATTCAAAAGAGCCCCCAATGTGCAGGTGGCCCTGGATGTGGATGCCAACAAATTCATGGCGCTTTTCAAGGAGAGGTTATGTCCAGGGTGGTAG
- the rbsK gene encoding ribokinase: protein MSRVVVIGSANVDLTVRLPRLPKEGETVSGGELYKCFGGKGANQAVAALRAGAEVRFLAKLGKDATGRELRAHLEGMGLPGRYLLAHEGAATGTALILVDREGKNLIGVAPGANRSLSGEEVLFFEELFHWGKLLLCQLEIPMGAVKVALRMAKQNGMITLLNPAPFNDLSEETLQMVDVITPNQGEATALTGCQDAEAAARKLSRMGPSLVILTLGQRGVLCFREGEAIFFPSHEVKAVDTTGCGDAFNGALACALAEGKGVDEAVRFAVAAGALAATVKGAQDSMPSREKIIRLMKERPV from the coding sequence ATGTCCAGGGTGGTAGTCATAGGCTCTGCCAACGTGGATTTAACAGTGAGGCTCCCCAGGCTTCCCAAGGAAGGCGAGACCGTCTCTGGAGGGGAGCTGTACAAGTGTTTCGGGGGCAAGGGAGCCAACCAGGCAGTGGCTGCCCTGAGGGCAGGCGCTGAGGTGAGGTTTTTGGCCAAGCTGGGCAAAGATGCCACGGGCCGTGAACTCAGGGCTCATCTGGAAGGGATGGGCCTGCCAGGCCGATATCTGTTGGCTCATGAGGGTGCGGCCACTGGCACAGCCTTGATCCTGGTGGACAGAGAAGGCAAGAATCTCATAGGAGTAGCACCTGGGGCCAACCGGAGCCTCAGCGGGGAAGAAGTCCTGTTCTTTGAAGAGCTGTTCCATTGGGGCAAGCTGCTTTTGTGTCAGCTGGAGATTCCCATGGGAGCAGTAAAGGTGGCCTTGAGAATGGCCAAGCAAAATGGGATGATTACCTTGCTCAACCCAGCTCCATTCAATGATCTGTCAGAAGAAACATTGCAGATGGTGGATGTGATCACTCCCAACCAAGGGGAGGCCACGGCCCTGACGGGCTGCCAAGATGCAGAGGCAGCGGCCAGAAAGCTCTCCAGGATGGGGCCCTCTTTGGTGATATTGACTCTCGGGCAAAGAGGGGTGCTTTGTTTCAGGGAGGGTGAGGCCATTTTTTTCCCATCCCATGAGGTCAAGGCCGTGGATACCACTGGTTGCGGAGATGCCTTCAACGGAGCACTGGCCTGCGCCTTGGCAGAAGGAAAGGGTGTGGATGAGGCAGTGCGCTTTGCTGTTGCGGCAGGGGCACTGGCCGCAACCGTCAAGGGGGCTCAGGATTCCATGCCCTCCAGGGAGAAAATAATTCGCTTGATGAAGGAAAGGCCAGTATGA
- a CDS encoding DUF4070 domain-containing protein yields the protein MKVLLVYPRYPDTFWSFRYALKFISRKAAFPPLGLITVASLMPETWEKKLVDLNVRKLKEEDLDGVDYVFLSAMLVQQQSVREVVDLCHSKGVPVVAGGPLFMVSQEGEFSDVDHLVLGEAEVTFPMFLKDLEAGKLKKVYSSHERPDLSITPLPSWDLISFKDYATMPVQYSRGCPFNCDFCDIIIMNGRIPRTKSDDQMLKELEALYQRGWRGAVFIVDDNFIGHKNKVKQLLPKVIEWNRKRRYPFNFITEASLNLADDEELLRLMAQANFSQVFLGLETPNENSLNECNKLQNTQRDLVGSVKRIQRAGIEVLGGFIVGFDSDPPNIFEQQIQFIHRIGVVTAMVGVLQAVPGTKLYQKLKEQGRLLMNPSGNHTDGKLNFIPKMDTKALLEGYRRIIDTIYSPRNYYERVLTFLKEYKPCSKGRRIHLRDLKAFIKSLFVLGLLEEERRYYWRLLTKAFLKYRKAFPEAVAATIYGYHFRKVLRAQAAQEPRT from the coding sequence ATGAAAGTTCTTTTGGTCTATCCCAGGTATCCAGACACCTTCTGGAGCTTCCGTTATGCCCTTAAATTCATCTCCCGCAAGGCGGCCTTTCCTCCCTTGGGTCTCATCACAGTGGCCTCCTTGATGCCTGAGACCTGGGAGAAGAAATTGGTGGATCTCAATGTGAGGAAGCTCAAAGAAGAGGATTTGGATGGGGTGGATTACGTTTTCCTCAGTGCCATGCTGGTGCAGCAGCAAAGCGTCAGAGAGGTGGTGGATTTGTGCCATTCCAAGGGCGTGCCCGTGGTGGCCGGAGGGCCCCTTTTCATGGTTTCCCAGGAGGGCGAGTTCTCGGACGTGGATCACCTGGTGCTGGGGGAGGCAGAGGTGACCTTTCCCATGTTCCTGAAGGATCTGGAGGCCGGCAAGCTCAAGAAGGTGTACAGCTCCCATGAGAGACCTGATCTGAGCATTACTCCGCTTCCCTCCTGGGATTTGATCTCTTTCAAGGACTATGCCACCATGCCCGTGCAATATTCCCGTGGCTGCCCCTTCAACTGCGACTTCTGTGACATAATAATCATGAACGGCCGGATTCCACGCACCAAAAGCGACGATCAGATGCTCAAGGAACTGGAGGCCCTGTACCAAAGGGGCTGGCGGGGAGCGGTCTTCATAGTTGACGATAACTTCATCGGACACAAAAACAAGGTCAAGCAGCTACTTCCCAAGGTGATAGAGTGGAACCGCAAGAGGAGATATCCATTCAATTTCATAACAGAGGCCTCTCTGAATCTGGCAGATGATGAAGAGCTGCTTCGCCTGATGGCCCAGGCCAATTTTTCCCAGGTCTTCCTGGGTTTGGAAACCCCCAATGAAAATAGCCTGAACGAGTGCAACAAGCTGCAGAACACCCAGAGGGATCTTGTAGGATCGGTCAAGAGGATTCAGCGCGCCGGGATCGAGGTGTTGGGTGGGTTCATAGTGGGGTTTGACAGCGATCCCCCCAACATCTTTGAACAACAGATCCAGTTCATTCACAGGATCGGAGTGGTGACAGCCATGGTGGGGGTGCTGCAGGCAGTGCCAGGCACTAAACTCTACCAGAAGCTCAAGGAGCAAGGTAGGCTCCTGATGAATCCATCAGGCAACCATACTGACGGGAAGCTGAACTTTATTCCCAAGATGGACACCAAGGCGCTCTTGGAAGGCTACAGGAGAATCATAGACACCATTTATTCTCCTCGAAACTATTATGAGAGGGTGCTGACCTTTCTCAAGGAGTACAAGCCTTGTTCCAAAGGAAGAAGGATTCACCTGCGGGATCTCAAGGCCTTCATTAAATCCCTTTTCGTGCTTGGTCTGCTGGAAGAGGAAAGGCGTTACTACTGGAGGCTTCTCACCAAGGCTTTCCTGAAATACAGAAAGGCCTTTCCCGAGGCGGTGGCAGCCACCATTTACGGATATCACTTCCGCAAGGTACTGAGAGCCCAGGCAGCCCAGGAGCCAAGAACCTGA